The proteins below are encoded in one region of Peptoniphilus sp. GNH:
- a CDS encoding heavy metal translocating P-type ATPase encodes MKAKISHRTLGRIRFSCDHIFSYSRANKLKYLLEKIDGVSYAKVSTITGSIIVNYDEEALGRVCRFILDFDPSYLDTFEIEDKSYIPLEEKELFHIIRDAFEVRFVMKNFIPAPFGSIVILLRAARFIKKGLVSLYNRKLNVEVLDATAIGVSLATNDFGAASSIMFLLDLGESLEDWTLKKSQGDLARTLELNVDKVFVLEGKEKVIKNLRDVQIGDIVEVSMGTTIPVDGKVVKGVGMVNQSSFTGESIPVKKEEGKSVFAGTVLEEGMLLIETEKLHDDSRINNIIKLIGENEKNKSLAQKKAENMADSLVKYSFIGAALSYLFTRSINRAKAFLMVDFSCALKLTIPIAVMKAMSQAGQNDILVKGGRYLENLALADTIVFDKTGTLTKSTPSVEKIIAFDGHSEDECLRIAACLEEHFPHSIANAVVDAAIKKNLKHEEMHSETEYIVAHGISSKIDGKTALIGSAHFIFEDEGVKISAKKEALVESLKENYSLLYLAYNKKLIAVLCISDPIREDAKETIDELRELGFTNIAMLTGDAENSASYVAKQLNLDYYKSQVLPEDKAAYVREQKALGRKVVMIGDGINDSVALSGADVGIAMHKGADIAREIADIAIGSDDLKSIVKLVKIAKGLQKRIKSDYNQIISFNSLLIALGYFQVISNTTSSLLHNSSTVSIALENMKEYNI; translated from the coding sequence ATGAAGGCAAAAATTTCTCATAGGACTCTTGGTAGAATCAGGTTTTCCTGTGATCATATCTTCTCTTACTCTCGTGCCAACAAGCTCAAATACTTGTTGGAAAAAATAGACGGAGTAAGTTATGCCAAGGTGTCCACAATTACAGGCAGTATTATTGTAAATTATGATGAGGAAGCTCTTGGCAGAGTATGTAGATTTATTTTAGATTTCGACCCTTCCTATTTGGATACATTTGAAATCGAAGACAAGTCATATATACCGCTTGAAGAAAAGGAACTCTTTCACATAATAAGAGATGCTTTCGAAGTGAGATTTGTGATGAAAAATTTCATCCCTGCTCCATTCGGCAGCATCGTCATACTTTTGAGGGCGGCCAGATTTATTAAAAAGGGTCTTGTGTCTCTTTACAATAGGAAACTAAACGTAGAGGTGCTTGATGCCACAGCCATAGGCGTATCTTTGGCTACAAATGATTTTGGCGCAGCTTCTTCTATAATGTTCCTACTAGACTTGGGCGAAAGTCTTGAAGATTGGACACTTAAAAAGTCTCAAGGCGATCTAGCCAGAACCTTAGAACTAAATGTAGATAAGGTCTTTGTCCTAGAAGGCAAAGAAAAAGTAATTAAGAATCTTAGAGATGTACAAATTGGAGACATTGTCGAAGTCAGCATGGGTACTACAATCCCAGTAGACGGCAAGGTTGTAAAAGGCGTAGGCATGGTAAACCAATCTTCCTTTACAGGCGAAAGCATCCCAGTAAAGAAAGAAGAAGGCAAGAGTGTATTTGCCGGTACAGTTTTGGAAGAAGGCATGCTTCTTATCGAAACCGAAAAGCTTCATGACGACTCTAGGATCAACAATATAATAAAATTAATTGGAGAAAACGAAAAGAATAAGTCCTTGGCACAGAAGAAGGCGGAAAATATGGCCGACTCCCTAGTGAAGTACTCCTTCATAGGCGCTGCCCTCTCCTATCTCTTCACAAGGTCTATAAATAGAGCTAAGGCCTTTTTAATGGTGGATTTCTCTTGCGCTTTGAAACTTACCATTCCAATAGCAGTTATGAAGGCTATGAGCCAAGCTGGTCAAAATGACATCTTGGTAAAGGGCGGCAGATATCTAGAAAATCTCGCTCTAGCCGACACTATTGTATTTGACAAGACCGGTACTCTTACAAAATCTACACCAAGTGTAGAAAAAATAATCGCCTTTGATGGTCATTCAGAAGATGAATGTTTGAGAATTGCAGCCTGCTTGGAAGAACACTTCCCTCACTCCATAGCCAATGCGGTTGTGGATGCTGCAATCAAAAAGAATTTGAAACACGAAGAAATGCACTCGGAAACAGAATATATCGTAGCTCATGGGATTTCTTCCAAGATTGACGGCAAGACTGCCCTTATAGGATCTGCCCACTTCATCTTTGAAGATGAAGGAGTAAAAATATCCGCCAAGAAAGAAGCTCTTGTTGAAAGTCTAAAGGAAAATTATTCCCTTCTCTATCTGGCCTACAACAAAAAGCTCATAGCAGTTTTATGTATAAGCGACCCCATAAGAGAAGATGCAAAAGAAACCATAGACGAGCTAAGAGAACTCGGCTTTACCAATATAGCTATGCTAACAGGTGATGCAGAGAACTCCGCTTCCTATGTTGCAAAGCAATTGAATTTAGACTACTACAAGTCGCAAGTTCTGCCCGAAGATAAGGCAGCTTATGTCAGAGAGCAAAAAGCCCTTGGCAGAAAAGTCGTAATGATAGGCGATGGAATAAACGACTCTGTGGCTCTTTCTGGTGCTGATGTTGGTATAGCAATGCACAAGGGAGCAGACATAGCAAGAGAAATTGCCGATATAGCAATAGGCTCAGATGATCTAAAATCAATTGTAAAACTTGTTAAAATTGCAAAGGGCCTGCAAAAGAGAATAAAATCTGATTACAATCAAATAATCTCCTTTAACTCTCTACTAATTGCCCTTGGTTATTTCCAAGTGATTTCAAACACAACTTCATCCCTTCTTCACAATTCATCAACCGTATCAATTGCGCTTGAAAATATGAAGGAATACAATATTTGA
- a CDS encoding short-chain fatty acid transporter → MFKKFTNGCVALVQKLLPDAFIFAIILSIVTFVGAIIATGQGPMEMINHWGKGVWGLLAFTMQMALVLVLGNAFASSAPIKKLLGKIASIPKTPGSAIIITTFVSAVCCWLNWGFGLVVGALLAKEVAKKVKNVDYRLLIASAYSGFVVWHAGASGSVPLALATNAEEVTKVTLGALDHIIPVKETLFSVQNLIMVWLVILTIPFVNKAMHPDAAHTVAVDPKIFEEEDEILRLRAEKVKPKSEWTIADRLENSVILSLFVVVIAAIFLFKHFATKGLVLSLDIVNLIFLTLGILFHKTPINYVNAINDSAGAAGGIILQFPFYAGIMGMMVGANADGVSLASVITNGFLRIATPRTFSMITFWAAGLINMFVPSGGGQWAVQGPITMPAGIKLGVDPGKVAMAIAWGDAWTNMLQPFWALPALGIAKLGAKDIMGYCVVILFYVGILVSVGFLIW, encoded by the coding sequence ATGTTTAAGAAATTTACTAACGGTTGTGTTGCATTAGTTCAAAAACTTTTGCCCGATGCATTCATATTTGCGATTATACTATCTATAGTTACATTTGTTGGGGCAATCATTGCAACAGGACAAGGCCCAATGGAAATGATAAACCACTGGGGCAAAGGAGTATGGGGACTTTTAGCGTTCACAATGCAAATGGCCCTAGTTCTAGTGCTTGGAAACGCTTTTGCATCTTCAGCACCAATAAAGAAACTTCTTGGTAAGATTGCATCAATTCCAAAGACACCAGGATCAGCAATTATAATTACAACATTTGTTTCAGCAGTTTGCTGCTGGCTTAACTGGGGATTTGGACTAGTAGTAGGAGCTCTTCTTGCAAAGGAAGTTGCTAAAAAAGTTAAAAACGTTGACTACAGATTGCTTATTGCATCTGCTTATTCAGGATTCGTTGTATGGCATGCCGGAGCTTCAGGATCTGTTCCTCTAGCACTTGCAACAAACGCTGAAGAAGTTACTAAGGTTACACTTGGAGCTTTGGATCACATCATTCCTGTAAAAGAAACACTTTTCTCAGTACAAAACCTTATAATGGTATGGCTTGTAATCCTTACAATTCCATTTGTAAACAAGGCAATGCATCCAGATGCAGCTCACACTGTAGCTGTTGATCCTAAGATTTTCGAAGAAGAAGACGAAATCTTGAGACTTCGTGCAGAAAAGGTTAAACCTAAGAGCGAATGGACAATTGCAGATAGACTTGAAAACTCAGTTATCCTATCTCTATTTGTAGTTGTTATAGCTGCAATATTCCTATTCAAACACTTTGCAACAAAGGGTCTTGTACTAAGCCTTGACATAGTAAACTTGATTTTCTTGACACTAGGAATCCTATTCCACAAGACACCAATAAACTATGTAAATGCTATCAATGACTCTGCAGGAGCAGCTGGTGGTATCATCCTTCAATTCCCATTCTATGCAGGAATCATGGGTATGATGGTTGGTGCAAACGCAGACGGCGTTTCTCTAGCATCTGTTATCACAAACGGATTCTTGAGAATTGCAACTCCAAGAACATTCTCAATGATAACATTCTGGGCAGCAGGTCTTATTAACATGTTCGTTCCATCAGGCGGTGGACAATGGGCAGTACAAGGACCTATCACAATGCCAGCAGGTATCAAACTTGGCGTGGATCCAGGAAAAGTTGCAATGGCAATAGCTTGGGGAGATGCATGGACTAACATGCTTCAACCATTCTGGGCTCTTCCAGCACTTGGTATTGCAAAACTTGGAGCAAAAGATATCATGGGATATTGCGTAGTTATACTATTCTATGTAGGTATTCTAGTATCTGTCGGCTTCTTAATCTGGTAA
- a CDS encoding MATE family efflux transporter → MKSNKMFNDLLKLSFPTMMAMVLQSVYDIVDMAWVGKISSEALAGVTLFSTIMAIFLFLNEIIGASSISLISQNYGRGDYERTNRVAEQTITFKVFVALIAAFLLYFLLEPILKLYSKDPKIIEAGLDYGRLRIYFLPMFFASYSINTIFRCAGDSKTPFYIMLLATVVNLILDPILMFDQIPYMPFKGFGLGVKGAALATVISIFISFTVGLVIIFKGKGIIKLSLKGLFRLDYEIDEALIRIGFANGVQVLFRFLFAAVIIKFVSYYGDYAISAFGVGTKIYGFAFFPISGLSMGGSVIAGQKLGEDNIESAEECARVTGLFGAFIMLVFCVYIMFNAQTLVGLFSGEKEVLELGAGMITYSTIMLPLLAYGFGLAVVFYGSGYNLPIFIAGLVSQWFIQLPLLFLTVSVLHLPIKFMYSTYMLADLGHFLTMLFYYKRGKWKYSRVS, encoded by the coding sequence ATGAAAAGTAACAAGATGTTTAATGACTTATTGAAATTATCTTTTCCCACCATGATGGCCATGGTTTTACAGTCTGTTTATGATATAGTCGACATGGCTTGGGTGGGGAAGATTTCTTCTGAGGCCTTGGCTGGAGTCACTCTGTTTTCGACCATAATGGCAATTTTTTTATTTTTAAATGAAATAATCGGAGCATCTTCCATATCTCTTATTTCGCAAAATTATGGCAGAGGGGACTACGAAAGGACCAATAGGGTGGCAGAACAAACTATAACTTTTAAGGTTTTTGTGGCCTTGATAGCTGCATTTCTGCTTTATTTTTTGCTAGAACCCATCTTAAAACTATATAGCAAGGATCCCAAGATTATAGAAGCGGGACTTGATTATGGGCGACTTAGAATTTATTTTCTGCCCATGTTTTTCGCTTCTTATTCAATCAACACTATTTTTAGGTGCGCAGGAGATTCAAAGACACCCTTTTATATAATGTTACTTGCAACTGTTGTAAATCTCATACTCGATCCGATTTTAATGTTTGACCAAATCCCCTATATGCCCTTTAAGGGTTTTGGTTTGGGCGTAAAAGGCGCCGCCCTTGCGACAGTGATTTCAATTTTTATTTCTTTCACAGTGGGTCTTGTGATAATTTTTAAGGGCAAGGGGATTATTAAATTATCGCTAAAAGGGCTCTTTAGATTGGATTATGAGATAGATGAAGCCTTGATAAGAATAGGCTTTGCAAATGGAGTGCAGGTCTTATTTAGATTTTTATTTGCAGCAGTCATAATAAAATTTGTATCTTATTATGGGGACTATGCCATATCAGCTTTTGGAGTGGGAACCAAAATTTATGGCTTTGCCTTTTTTCCAATATCGGGTCTTTCCATGGGCGGTTCTGTAATAGCAGGACAAAAACTCGGAGAAGACAATATAGAATCAGCAGAAGAGTGTGCAAGAGTTACAGGGCTTTTTGGGGCCTTTATAATGCTTGTTTTTTGTGTATATATAATGTTTAATGCACAGACACTAGTGGGACTTTTTTCTGGGGAGAAAGAGGTCTTAGAGCTTGGAGCAGGTATGATTACCTATTCCACAATTATGTTGCCGCTTTTGGCTTATGGTTTTGGTCTTGCAGTCGTATTTTACGGTTCGGGCTACAACTTGCCAATATTTATAGCCGGCTTAGTTTCGCAGTGGTTTATTCAATTGCCCTTATTGTTTTTGACTGTAAGTGTTTTGCATCTGCCAATCAAGTTTATGTATTCGACCTATATGCTGGCAGACTTGGGGCATTTTTTGACCATGCTATTTTATTACAAGAGGGGAAAATGGAAATATTCTAGAGTTTCATAG
- a CDS encoding GntR family transcriptional regulator: MENSLPIYVQVANYIKGEIISGKFKPGSLCPSTNELSKLFNINPATAGKGLNILVDENIVYKKRGIGMVVSDNGKALALEIKKNDFYESYLPFLSKEMKSLGISLDELVKKLKELTND; the protein is encoded by the coding sequence GTGGAAAATAGTCTTCCAATTTACGTGCAAGTTGCAAATTACATCAAGGGAGAAATAATTTCCGGTAAATTTAAACCGGGTAGTCTTTGTCCATCTACAAATGAGTTGTCAAAGCTTTTTAATATAAATCCCGCAACGGCAGGCAAGGGTCTTAATATTTTAGTTGATGAAAATATCGTCTACAAAAAAAGAGGCATCGGCATGGTCGTTTCTGATAATGGCAAGGCACTTGCTCTGGAAATAAAGAAAAATGATTTTTATGAAAGCTATCTGCCCTTTTTATCTAAAGAGATGAAAAGCTTGGGCATTAGCTTGGACGAATTAGTAAAAAAACTAAAGGAGCTAACCAATGATTGA
- a CDS encoding ABC transporter ATP-binding protein → MIELKNLSKSYGKTEVLENINSVFEDGKIYGLIGQNGSGKTTLMKIIANHIRKYQGEVLLDGKKIANDTSVLEKISYVGDGFSKSNSSLNCGIKNIFKNVKSLRPEFDSEYANELLEKFSLSKNLKYKKLSTGNKTIVELIIGLALRSPISIFDEPSSGLDAVNRYKFYSLLMEDIEKYPRTVIISTHIIGEIENYLTDLKIIHKGRFILEDEVENVQDKAYKFKDHKPEGKNILAKESVAGSTFYFVYDNFTGDELLKMQDDGVEFEKIDLQKFFIAMIGGAHYE, encoded by the coding sequence ATGATTGAATTAAAAAATTTATCCAAGTCCTATGGTAAAACTGAGGTACTTGAAAATATCAACTCCGTTTTTGAAGACGGAAAAATTTATGGCCTTATAGGGCAAAATGGATCTGGCAAGACCACTCTTATGAAAATTATCGCAAACCATATTAGAAAATATCAGGGTGAAGTTTTGCTAGATGGAAAAAAGATTGCAAACGACACATCTGTTTTGGAAAAAATCTCCTATGTTGGAGATGGATTTTCTAAATCGAACTCCTCTCTTAACTGCGGCATAAAAAATATTTTTAAAAATGTTAAAAGCCTAAGACCTGAATTCGACTCAGAATATGCAAATGAGCTTTTAGAAAAATTTTCTCTTTCTAAAAACTTAAAATACAAAAAGCTTTCAACAGGAAACAAAACCATAGTCGAACTTATAATAGGTCTTGCTCTTAGAAGTCCCATATCTATTTTCGATGAGCCTTCATCTGGTCTTGACGCAGTAAATAGATACAAATTCTATAGTCTACTCATGGAAGATATAGAAAAATATCCTCGCACAGTAATAATCTCAACCCATATAATTGGCGAGATTGAAAATTATCTTACAGACCTCAAGATAATCCATAAGGGTCGCTTCATCCTAGAGGATGAAGTCGAAAATGTTCAGGATAAGGCTTATAAATTCAAAGACCACAAGCCTGAAGGCAAAAATATCTTGGCAAAAGAATCTGTTGCTGGTTCAACCTTTTACTTTGTCTATGACAATTTCACAGGCGATGAACTTTTAAAGATGCAAGATGACGGTGTCGAATTTGAAAAAATTGATTTACAAAAATTTTTTATAGCAATGATTGGAGGAGCACATTATGAATAA
- a CDS encoding aromatic acid exporter family protein: MNYYELKHFVGMRAIKTAIAVCLGMYLAMLFKIHYPVFVAIAAITSMQPTFAESFQSIWNRAFTAVLGVILGTSFAYLFPSPYLRPIAGGVGILIIIKLLLILKAEKSISLSTIVFMACLATTAKSTFVYGLDRIYGTLLGVAVGFLVNLLIFTPNTHGNFIKDAEAIYKNIKDLYLNHIINGRPDDVHKFDSKINHLKQMHGHMKSESNHFFMPKIDLKRCDKINDLLLELDLRMKILWEYGNDGKIDIKNVEKISRIYKYSIFDHTMRSNNEPDLVYNYQLSMALDSMEEVYRLIKKEEETAYDRKKFGHS; the protein is encoded by the coding sequence ATGAATTATTATGAGTTAAAACATTTTGTGGGCATGAGGGCCATCAAGACTGCCATAGCTGTTTGCCTTGGTATGTACTTGGCCATGCTTTTTAAAATACATTATCCTGTTTTTGTTGCGATTGCTGCCATAACATCTATGCAACCGACTTTTGCCGAGTCTTTTCAAAGTATATGGAATCGGGCTTTTACAGCTGTTCTGGGTGTTATTTTGGGAACGAGCTTTGCGTATTTGTTTCCAAGTCCGTATCTAAGACCGATTGCAGGTGGGGTAGGCATACTTATAATTATTAAGCTGCTTTTGATTTTAAAGGCGGAAAAGTCTATTAGTCTTTCGACTATTGTCTTTATGGCGTGTTTGGCAACTACTGCCAAGAGTACGTTTGTGTACGGACTGGATAGGATTTATGGCACCTTGCTTGGTGTTGCTGTTGGATTTCTTGTAAATCTTTTGATTTTCACACCCAATACTCATGGCAACTTCATCAAGGATGCCGAGGCTATATATAAAAATATAAAGGACCTTTATTTGAACCATATCATCAATGGCAGACCTGATGATGTGCATAAGTTTGATTCTAAGATTAATCATTTAAAGCAAATGCACGGGCATATGAAGTCTGAATCCAATCACTTCTTTATGCCTAAGATTGACCTCAAAAGATGCGACAAGATAAATGATTTGCTTCTGGAATTGGATTTGAGGATGAAGATTTTGTGGGAGTATGGCAATGATGGCAAGATAGATATAAAAAATGTGGAAAAAATTTCCAGAATTTATAAATACTCTATTTTTGACCATACTATGAGATCTAATAATGAGCCTGATTTAGTATATAATTATCAACTTTCCATGGCTCTAGATAGTATGGAGGAAGTGTATAGACTTATAAAGAAAGAGGAGGAAACTGCTTATGACAGAAAAAAATTTGGACATTCTTGA
- a CDS encoding flippase-like domain-containing protein, giving the protein MNTNYLKKYWLHLAITILLIIITLTFTIKKDEVIMLPSVLKQVPIKYIAAIIVSIFLFFLCQAQAVKILLSSLGFPIKRSRTMAYTLIDYYFSAITPGAIGGQPAEIFFMRRDGIDVGSSSLVMLIFNGIYHFSVVGVLLISSIIKPNIVTSFFSKQPVFQYLFLFGLMAQIFLVSLFCLLIFSKKLMPKILGALVSKLELFAFFRKKNLSTRLNYMLDEYRLGANWIKENPFLVLKLIPIGLLHIFLYYSVGFWVAKALGSTSPSLIEMVCLQGIFTMTFEALPLPSGVGIAERGFLSIFEPIYGHDNLAAAMLITRGLTFYLFLSVGAFTSLFLQANKVKRSGKFVERIKNKIKHK; this is encoded by the coding sequence ATGAACACTAATTACTTAAAAAAATATTGGCTCCACTTAGCCATTACAATTTTACTAATAATCATCACCTTGACATTTACCATAAAAAAAGACGAAGTGATAATGCTGCCTTCAGTCTTAAAACAAGTACCTATAAAATATATAGCGGCCATTATCGTATCAATCTTTCTCTTCTTTCTCTGCCAAGCCCAAGCGGTAAAGATTCTCTTGTCAAGCCTTGGGTTTCCAATAAAGCGCAGCAGAACCATGGCATATACTCTTATTGACTATTACTTTTCAGCCATCACACCCGGCGCCATAGGCGGTCAACCAGCAGAAATATTTTTTATGAGAAGAGACGGCATAGACGTGGGTTCGTCTTCCTTAGTCATGTTGATTTTTAATGGTATTTACCATTTTTCAGTAGTGGGGGTCTTGTTGATTTCATCCATTATAAAACCGAACATAGTAACCAGCTTTTTTTCTAAACAGCCAGTTTTTCAATACTTGTTTTTGTTTGGTCTTATGGCCCAAATCTTTTTAGTATCACTTTTTTGTCTTTTAATATTTTCAAAAAAGTTGATGCCCAAGATTCTCGGCGCCTTGGTAAGCAAATTGGAATTGTTCGCCTTTTTTAGAAAGAAAAATTTGAGCACTAGACTAAATTATATGCTCGATGAGTATAGACTTGGGGCGAATTGGATAAAAGAAAATCCCTTTTTAGTTTTAAAACTCATCCCCATAGGCCTCCTTCATATATTTTTATATTACAGCGTCGGCTTTTGGGTTGCCAAGGCTCTAGGCTCCACTTCACCTAGCTTGATAGAAATGGTCTGCCTCCAAGGCATCTTTACAATGACCTTCGAAGCCCTCCCCCTTCCAAGCGGTGTCGGCATAGCCGAGAGAGGATTTCTAAGCATCTTTGAGCCTATTTATGGCCACGATAATCTAGCAGCCGCCATGCTTATCACAAGAGGCCTGACCTTCTACCTCTTTCTATCAGTAGGCGCCTTCACATCCCTCTTTTTACAAGCAAACAAAGTAAAAAGGTCGGGCAAATTTGTAGAAAGAATAAAAAATAAAATTAAACACAAATAA
- the lepB gene encoding signal peptidase I, which produces MKKKDFAIILLACGLAILIRSFIFNISIVRQSSMYPTLQSGNLLFVSKLGVRQNIKKGSIVILKSPAEDKLLIKRVLALPGQVVDIEDGKVIVDGEAQEEPYTSEPETSPVGETSHWELSDDQVFVLGDNRPNSIDSRILGPIKMKDVKGIVKFRIYPFEKLVNYEK; this is translated from the coding sequence ATGAAGAAAAAAGATTTTGCGATTATACTGCTGGCGTGTGGCCTTGCCATACTGATACGCAGTTTTATTTTTAATATTTCCATAGTAAGACAATCAAGCATGTATCCGACATTACAAAGCGGGAATTTACTCTTTGTATCTAAACTTGGAGTAAGGCAAAATATAAAGAAAGGCTCAATAGTGATTTTAAAATCTCCTGCTGAAGACAAACTCTTGATAAAGAGAGTTTTAGCTTTGCCGGGTCAAGTTGTGGATATAGAAGATGGCAAGGTAATTGTAGACGGAGAAGCTCAAGAAGAGCCATACACATCTGAGCCAGAAACTTCGCCAGTCGGAGAGACTTCTCATTGGGAACTCTCAGATGATCAAGTATTTGTCCTGGGAGACAATAGGCCCAACTCAATAGATTCTAGGATACTTGGACCGATAAAAATGAAAGATGTAAAAGGAATTGTGAAATTCAGAATTTATCCTTTTGAGAAATTGGTAAATTATGAAAAGTAA
- a CDS encoding polysaccharide deacetylase family protein has translation MKNIFLVLLFLITIYAIYSPLPCLYFKYIRKERLGKDNLILSFDDGPNKDFTKEFLKLLKSKNQRAIFFLVGEKIKAYPDIVELIKKDGHEFGLHCYRHSHPAFWSIRKTKMQMQACLREFENLGIDVKYFRPPHGWVNLAMLYYIKKFKLSLVLWNHILGDWDENLPKDKLAHDLKKAIKDGGLILLHDSNHKMISTSKAPLNTLYALKKSL, from the coding sequence ATGAAAAATATCTTTCTCGTCCTTCTTTTTCTCATTACTATATATGCCATATATTCTCCCCTGCCCTGTCTGTATTTCAAATATATACGCAAGGAAAGATTGGGAAAAGATAATTTAATACTGAGCTTTGATGATGGCCCCAACAAAGATTTTACAAAAGAATTTTTAAAACTTCTAAAATCCAAAAATCAAAGGGCCATCTTCTTTCTGGTCGGCGAAAAAATCAAGGCCTATCCAGATATTGTAGAGCTTATAAAAAAAGATGGCCACGAGTTTGGACTACATTGTTACAGGCACAGTCATCCAGCCTTTTGGTCAATCAGAAAAACAAAAATGCAGATGCAAGCCTGCCTTAGAGAATTTGAAAATCTCGGCATAGACGTGAAATATTTTAGACCTCCTCATGGCTGGGTTAACCTTGCCATGTTATACTATATAAAGAAATTTAAGCTAAGCCTCGTGCTTTGGAATCATATACTTGGCGATTGGGACGAGAATTTACCAAAAGACAAACTTGCCCATGATTTAAAAAAAGCTATAAAAGATGGTGGTCTTATTTTACTTCACGACTCCAATCACAAGATGATTTCCACTTCAAAGGCCCCGTTAAATACTCTTTACGCTTTAAAAAAATCCCTTTGA
- a CDS encoding DUF6110 family protein translates to MKKRLLGIGAGVVLGFLGEQIIKSNAVKKLAVSTVAGGLKVKEGIDKTIEKVKENAEDIVAEAKVKKAEEAKAKVAEESVENLAEEEIL, encoded by the coding sequence ATGAAAAAAAGATTATTAGGTATTGGTGCAGGTGTTGTATTAGGATTTTTAGGAGAACAAATAATTAAATCAAATGCAGTAAAGAAACTTGCAGTATCTACTGTAGCTGGCGGCTTAAAGGTAAAAGAAGGCATTGACAAGACAATAGAAAAAGTAAAAGAAAATGCTGAAGACATCGTTGCAGAAGCTAAAGTTAAAAAAGCTGAAGAAGCTAAGGCTAAAGTAGCAGAAGAATCAGTAGAAAATCTAGCCGAAGAAGAAATTCTATAA
- a CDS encoding manganese efflux pump MntP family protein: protein MDAFAAAVCKGLSIKEKAYKDILTVGFYFGLFQALMPILGYVLGKTFESVIDKYDHWVAFFLLGFIGINMILESRENTCKPGGTDRKSMIILAIATSIDAFAVGVSFAFLHIDIVTSSLLIGATTFFLSLLGVRLGNAFGMRYKQKAELVGGIILIFMGLKILIANLLYLA, encoded by the coding sequence ATGGATGCTTTTGCAGCTGCTGTTTGCAAGGGACTTTCAATCAAAGAAAAGGCCTATAAAGATATTTTGACAGTGGGGTTTTATTTTGGATTGTTTCAGGCCTTGATGCCTATCTTGGGCTATGTTCTTGGCAAGACTTTCGAGTCCGTGATTGATAAGTATGACCACTGGGTAGCTTTTTTTCTCCTGGGTTTTATTGGGATAAATATGATTTTGGAATCGAGAGAAAATACTTGTAAGCCTGGAGGCACAGATAGGAAGTCTATGATTATTCTTGCCATAGCAACTAGCATAGATGCCTTTGCAGTTGGCGTTTCTTTTGCTTTTTTACATATAGATATAGTGACTTCCAGTCTTTTAATAGGAGCCACTACCTTTTTTCTTTCTCTTCTTGGGGTAAGGTTGGGAAATGCTTTTGGGATGCGCTATAAGCAAAAAGCTGAGCTTGTCGGAGGTATTATTCTAATTTTTATGGGTTTGAAAATTTTGATAGCTAATCTGCTTTATTTGGCATAA
- a CDS encoding acyl-CoA thioesterase, whose protein sequence is MKANSDKLKTWRFVKSEDLNHHGTLFAGRAAEWFVETGLMTTCSYVPADQIVLVNIDQMSFYKPIKLGSLIECTGQMAYLGKTSFIVYISFKVDQEIKVEGFISYVNVDENTRPLPHGLELEITDENRQIHEKAKKFLKK, encoded by the coding sequence ATGAAAGCAAACTCAGACAAATTAAAAACTTGGCGATTTGTAAAAAGTGAAGACCTCAATCACCATGGCACCCTCTTTGCAGGACGGGCCGCTGAATGGTTTGTTGAAACGGGACTTATGACGACCTGCTCCTATGTGCCAGCCGATCAAATAGTCCTTGTAAACATAGACCAAATGTCCTTTTATAAACCCATAAAGCTTGGTTCTCTTATAGAATGCACAGGTCAAATGGCATATCTTGGCAAAACTTCATTTATAGTTTACATCTCTTTTAAAGTAGACCAAGAAATCAAGGTGGAAGGCTTCATAAGCTATGTAAATGTCGACGAAAACACCAGACCCCTGCCCCATGGTTTAGAGCTTGAAATCACCGATGAAAATAGGCAAATTCACGAAAAAGCCAAAAAGTTTTTAAAAAAATAA